GGCGGCGGGGGAGTACGACGCCGAGGTGGTCCCGTACCCGGGAGCCGAGCTGACGCGCGACGAGTGCGTCCGTGAGGGGTCGTCCATGGAGGCCCTCGCCCGGCTGAAGCCCGCCTTCCGCACCGACGGCCGGGGCACCGTCACGGCGGGCAACGCCTCCCCGCTCAACGACGGGGCCGCCGCCCTGCTGCTCACCGACGAGGCGGGGCTCGCGGAGACAGGGCGCGAGCCGCTGGCCCGGATCCGCGCCTCCGCGGTCACCGGCATCGAGCCGCAGCTCTTCGGGCTGGGGCCGGTCGAGGCGGTCCGGCGAGCGCTGGAGAAGGCGGGCCGCGGTTTCGCCGACCTCACCACCCTGGAGCTGAACGAGGCCTTCGCCGCGCAGGCGCTGGGCTGCCTGGAGGCCTGGCCCGAGCTGGACCGGAGCGTGGTCAACCCGCGCGGCGGGGCCATCGCGCTGGGCCACCCGCTGGGCGCGTCCGGCGCCCGGCTCGCGGGGGCGGTCGCCCACCAGCTGGCGGCGGCCGGTTCGGGTACGGGCATGGCCGCGCTCTGCATCGGGGTGGGCCAGGGCATCGCCCTCGTCCTGGAGCGCTGACGGGAGCGTCGGCGGGAGCGTGGTGGCGCGGGGGCGGCGCACGGGGTCTGGGCGGGCATCGGCGGGGCATCAACAGT
This is a stretch of genomic DNA from Streptomyces sp. NBC_00536. It encodes these proteins:
- a CDS encoding thiolase family protein, with amino-acid sequence MRIRDVYIVDAVRTPIGKFGGAYAGVRPDDLAAHVVRALVDRTPALDPTRIDDVVFGDANGAGEDNRDVARMAVLLAGLPVTVPGVTVNRLCGSGLEAVIQAARAIALGDASVAIAGGVESMTRAPWVVQKPERAFPAAHQQLWSTTLGWRMTNPRMPEEWTGSLGEGAELVADKYALTREAQDAFALESHRKAAAAWAAGEYDAEVVPYPGAELTRDECVREGSSMEALARLKPAFRTDGRGTVTAGNASPLNDGAAALLLTDEAGLAETGREPLARIRASAVTGIEPQLFGLGPVEAVRRALEKAGRGFADLTTLELNEAFAAQALGCLEAWPELDRSVVNPRGGAIALGHPLGASGARLAGAVAHQLAAAGSGTGMAALCIGVGQGIALVLER